A region of Aneurinibacillus sp. REN35 DNA encodes the following proteins:
- the ppsA gene encoding phosphoenolpyruvate synthase produces the protein MKPYVLELREIDKTKQMLVGGKGMKLGELSKIHGIQVPEGFCVTTEAYKRALGKNEELHQLLDQLTLFKAEDRDKIGEISRKIRKIIMEIEIPSDIVKAVAHYLSQFGDEHAYAVRSSATAEDLPHASFAGQQDTYLNIIGKEAILRHISKCWASLFTDRAVIYRMQNGFDHSQVYLSVIIQRMVFPQASGILFTADPITSNRKLLSIDASFGLGEALVSGLVSADCYKVQKDKIVDKRIADKKLAIYGRKEGGTETQQIASDQQKTQTLTEQQILQLARTGRQIETYFGCPQDIEWCLARDTFYIVQSRPITTLFPIPEANDQENHVYVSVGHQQMMTDPMKPLGLSFYLLTTPAPMHKAGGRLFVDITHMLASPVSRKMIIDGLGQSDPLIKDALMTIVAREDFIKMSPDGKREGSPSKSNSEISSAGSQSQVENDPTIVSDLITRNQTSIEELKQNIQTKSGSDLFDFILEDIQQLKKSLFDPQSLGVIMAAMDASTWINEKMNTWLGEKNAADTLSQSVPNNITSEMGLALLDVADVIRPYPEVINYLQQHVEDDNFLDELIRLDGGREIQAAIIAYLTKYGMRCVGEIDMTRTRWSEKPTTLIPMILSNIKNSEPNASKRKFEQGRQEALAKEQELLDRLKQLPDGEKKAKETKQRIDLIRNFSGYREYPKYGMVNRYFIYKQALLKEAERLVQAGVIQEKEDIYDLTFEELHEVVRTNKLDYQIISKRKDEYKLYEKLTPPRVITSDGEIIAGAYKRENLPAEAIVGQPVSSGVIEGRARVILKMEDANLEAGDILVTAFTDPSWTPLFVSIKGLVTEVGGLMTHGSVIAREYGLPAVVGVENATKLIKDGQRIRVNGREGYIEIL, from the coding sequence ATGAAACCGTATGTACTGGAGCTTCGGGAGATCGACAAAACAAAACAAATGTTGGTCGGTGGCAAAGGGATGAAGCTGGGGGAACTATCGAAGATTCATGGAATCCAAGTGCCAGAAGGGTTTTGTGTTACTACTGAGGCATATAAAAGAGCCCTTGGGAAAAATGAGGAACTTCATCAATTACTAGATCAACTTACATTGTTCAAAGCAGAGGATCGAGACAAAATTGGTGAAATCAGCAGAAAGATTCGGAAGATCATTATGGAAATAGAAATTCCCTCCGATATTGTAAAAGCTGTTGCTCACTATCTCTCCCAGTTTGGCGATGAACATGCTTATGCCGTGCGTTCTAGTGCAACGGCTGAGGATTTACCACATGCCTCGTTTGCCGGTCAGCAGGACACCTACTTAAATATCATCGGAAAAGAAGCCATTTTGCGGCACATCAGCAAATGTTGGGCGTCCCTATTTACAGATCGTGCCGTGATTTATCGTATGCAAAACGGGTTTGACCACAGCCAAGTGTATTTATCTGTTATCATTCAACGGATGGTGTTCCCACAGGCTTCAGGAATTTTATTTACTGCTGATCCGATTACTTCCAATCGAAAGCTGCTATCTATTGATGCCAGCTTTGGACTAGGAGAGGCTCTTGTCTCTGGCTTGGTATCTGCGGATTGCTATAAGGTGCAAAAAGATAAAATCGTCGATAAGAGGATAGCAGACAAAAAATTGGCTATCTATGGACGAAAGGAAGGCGGAACAGAGACACAGCAGATCGCTTCTGATCAGCAAAAGACGCAAACACTTACGGAGCAACAAATTTTACAGCTCGCACGCACAGGAAGACAGATCGAAACTTATTTTGGCTGCCCACAAGATATCGAATGGTGTTTGGCCCGCGATACCTTTTATATTGTTCAGAGTCGGCCAATCACTACGTTATTCCCCATCCCTGAAGCGAATGATCAAGAAAATCACGTGTACGTATCTGTCGGTCATCAACAAATGATGACTGATCCCATGAAACCACTCGGATTATCTTTTTACCTGTTAACGACTCCTGCACCTATGCATAAAGCTGGAGGGAGATTGTTTGTTGATATTACACATATGCTGGCTTCGCCTGTCAGCAGAAAAATGATAATAGATGGCTTGGGACAATCCGATCCGCTCATAAAAGATGCACTCATGACCATTGTAGCGCGAGAAGATTTTATAAAAATGTCACCAGATGGTAAAAGAGAGGGGAGTCCCAGTAAAAGCAATAGTGAGATATCGTCTGCAGGTTCTCAATCACAAGTCGAAAACGATCCGACCATTGTTTCTGATTTGATTACGCGTAATCAAACATCGATAGAGGAGTTAAAACAAAACATTCAAACGAAATCAGGATCGGATTTATTTGATTTTATACTAGAAGATATCCAGCAATTAAAGAAGAGTTTATTTGATCCACAAAGTTTGGGTGTGATTATGGCTGCGATGGATGCTTCAACATGGATCAATGAAAAAATGAATACGTGGTTAGGTGAAAAAAACGCAGCCGACACGCTTTCTCAATCTGTACCCAACAATATTACCTCGGAAATGGGTCTAGCGTTATTGGATGTCGCAGACGTGATTCGTCCTTATCCGGAAGTCATCAATTATTTACAACAACATGTAGAAGATGATAACTTTTTGGATGAATTAATTAGGTTGGATGGTGGGCGGGAAATCCAAGCCGCAATAATCGCTTATCTCACCAAATACGGAATGCGATGTGTTGGAGAAATCGATATGACCAGAACGCGTTGGAGCGAAAAACCAACTACACTTATCCCCATGATTCTCAGTAACATCAAAAATTCTGAGCCAAATGCTAGCAAGCGGAAATTTGAGCAAGGACGACAGGAAGCTTTGGCAAAAGAACAAGAGTTATTAGACCGATTGAAGCAATTACCGGATGGAGAGAAAAAAGCCAAAGAAACAAAACAAAGGATCGACCTCATCCGGAATTTCAGCGGGTATAGGGAATATCCAAAATACGGCATGGTTAATCGCTACTTCATTTATAAGCAGGCTTTACTGAAAGAAGCTGAGCGACTCGTACAAGCGGGCGTTATTCAAGAGAAAGAAGATATATACGATCTCACTTTTGAAGAACTTCACGAAGTCGTACGTACAAATAAACTCGATTACCAGATCATCAGCAAACGAAAAGACGAGTACAAATTATATGAAAAATTAACTCCGCCACGTGTTATCACGTCCGATGGTGAAATCATTGCAGGTGCGTACAAACGAGAAAATCTCCCAGCCGAAGCGATTGTAGGTCAACCTGTTTCTTCCGGAGTTATAGAGGGCAGAGCACGTGTTATTCTAAAGATGGAAGATGCGAATCTAGAAGCTGGAGATATATTGGTTACAGCCTTTACTGACCCTAGCTGGA
- a CDS encoding ribonuclease J, whose protein sequence is MSKLNQKALSIFALGGVGEIGKNMYVIQYADDIVVVDAGLKFPEEEMLGIDIVIPDITYLQENKDKVRGIIITHGHEDHIGALSYVLRHLNVPVYATKLTIGLIEVKLKEAGLLGDAKLNLIDNKSEVELGCFTASFFKTNHSIPDSVGVCLDTPEGYVVHTGDFKFDQTPVNNQMADLGKMAKIGERGVLALLSDSTNAERPGFTGSEREVGEAIKEQFNKCKGRIVVATFASNIHRIQQVIDAAALYDRKVTVIGRSMVNVVNIATELGYLNIPEGMLIEPEEINKLPAERVVILSTGSQGEPMSALTRMARSAHRKADILPGDTVLIAATPIPGNEKYVARTVDQLFRIGADVVYGSDIHVSGHGSAEELKLMLNLMKPKYFIPIHGEFRMLRQHALLAEQCGVQPENIFLIDNGDTVEINGGKARYGPKVQSGIVLIDGLGVGDVGNIVLRDRKLLSQDGILVVVVTLSKQNGTILSGPDIISRGFVYVRESEALLEEANRIVSQTLNKCMEDNVNEWSSLKTNVRDALGRFLYEQTRRRPMILPIIMEV, encoded by the coding sequence TTGTCGAAACTTAACCAGAAAGCTTTGTCGATCTTCGCTTTGGGCGGCGTGGGCGAGATTGGCAAAAACATGTACGTAATTCAGTATGCAGATGACATCGTGGTAGTCGATGCAGGTTTGAAATTCCCCGAGGAAGAAATGCTTGGCATCGATATTGTCATTCCTGATATTACGTATTTGCAGGAGAACAAAGACAAGGTTCGCGGCATTATCATTACGCATGGACACGAAGACCACATTGGAGCGCTCTCCTACGTGCTGCGTCACCTCAATGTTCCTGTATACGCAACCAAGCTGACGATCGGTTTAATCGAGGTCAAGCTTAAGGAAGCGGGTCTGCTTGGTGATGCGAAGCTTAACCTAATCGACAACAAGTCAGAGGTTGAACTGGGCTGCTTTACTGCGTCATTCTTTAAGACCAACCACAGCATTCCGGATTCTGTCGGTGTGTGCCTTGATACACCGGAAGGCTACGTTGTGCATACTGGCGACTTCAAATTCGACCAGACGCCAGTAAACAATCAGATGGCCGACCTCGGGAAGATGGCAAAAATCGGTGAACGTGGCGTACTTGCGCTGCTCTCTGACAGTACGAATGCAGAGCGTCCAGGCTTTACCGGATCCGAGCGTGAAGTTGGCGAGGCGATTAAGGAGCAGTTCAATAAGTGCAAGGGACGTATCGTTGTTGCTACATTCGCTTCCAACATTCACCGTATTCAACAGGTCATCGACGCAGCCGCACTGTATGATCGCAAGGTGACTGTAATTGGTCGCTCGATGGTAAATGTCGTCAATATCGCCACAGAGCTTGGCTATTTGAACATTCCAGAGGGCATGCTGATTGAGCCGGAAGAGATCAATAAGCTTCCAGCCGAGCGTGTGGTAATCCTGTCTACAGGAAGTCAGGGTGAACCGATGTCGGCGCTGACGCGCATGGCGCGTTCTGCACACCGTAAAGCCGATATTCTGCCAGGTGACACCGTACTGATCGCAGCGACTCCAATTCCAGGTAACGAGAAGTATGTGGCACGCACAGTAGACCAGTTGTTCCGTATTGGGGCAGACGTAGTCTATGGCAGTGATATCCACGTATCTGGACACGGAAGTGCGGAAGAATTAAAGTTAATGCTGAATTTAATGAAACCGAAGTACTTTATTCCCATCCACGGGGAATTTAGAATGCTTCGTCAACACGCCCTATTAGCTGAACAATGTGGTGTTCAGCCTGAGAATATTTTTTTAATTGACAATGGAGATACTGTTGAGATCAACGGTGGCAAAGCGCGTTACGGTCCGAAAGTTCAGTCTGGTATTGTACTTATTGACGGACTTGGCGTAGGCGATGTAGGAAACATCGTACTGCGTGACAGAAAGCTGCTTTCACAGGATGGTATTTTAGTTGTTGTAGTTACATTGAGCAAACAAAACGGAACCATTCTATCGGGTCCGGATATTATTTCACGCGGTTTTGTGTATGTCCGCGAATCGGAAGCACTGCTTGAAGAAGCAAACCGTATTGTAAGCCAGACACTGAATAAATGCATGGAAGATAACGTGAATGAATGGTCATCCTTAAAGACGAATGTACGTGATGCGCTTGGACGTTTCTTGTACGAGCAGACACGCCGTCGTCCGATGATCCTTCCGATTATTATGGAAGTATAA
- the dapA gene encoding 4-hydroxy-tetrahydrodipicolinate synthase → MIDFGRLLTAMVTPFDAQLNVDKQKTETLVEHLIATGTTALVVAGTTGESPTLSGWEKVELYRYVSQIVDGRIPVIAGTGSNNTAASIEMTQKAAEAGVDGIMLVVPYYNKPSQEGLYQHFKTIAQSTKLPVMLYNIPGRSVINMKAETTIRLANDVANITAIKEASSDTGQMSKIIEQTGADFVLYTGDDSMTLPCMSIGGKGVVSVASHVIGREMTEMIEAFVEGHVTKASALHRRLLPIFEGLFITANPTPVKAALALKGIDVGGVRLPLVALTEQEQEYVQRLFT, encoded by the coding sequence GTGATTGACTTTGGACGATTATTGACAGCGATGGTCACTCCATTCGATGCGCAATTGAATGTGGATAAACAAAAGACGGAGACCCTGGTAGAGCACCTGATTGCCACGGGAACAACGGCGCTTGTCGTTGCAGGTACTACAGGTGAATCACCCACGCTGTCTGGATGGGAAAAGGTGGAGCTGTACCGGTACGTATCACAAATTGTGGACGGACGGATTCCGGTTATCGCCGGTACAGGAAGCAACAATACAGCGGCATCGATCGAAATGACGCAAAAGGCTGCAGAAGCCGGTGTCGATGGAATTATGCTGGTCGTGCCTTATTATAATAAGCCGTCGCAGGAAGGGCTGTACCAGCACTTTAAGACGATTGCCCAAAGCACGAAGCTTCCGGTTATGCTGTATAATATTCCCGGGCGCTCTGTGATTAATATGAAAGCGGAGACGACGATTCGTCTGGCAAACGATGTGGCGAACATTACGGCAATTAAGGAAGCGAGCAGTGACACAGGCCAGATGTCTAAGATCATCGAGCAGACAGGCGCCGACTTCGTTCTTTATACGGGGGATGACAGCATGACGCTGCCATGCATGTCTATCGGCGGCAAAGGCGTCGTCAGCGTGGCCAGCCATGTCATCGGCCGCGAAATGACGGAGATGATTGAAGCGTTTGTAGAAGGCCATGTTACAAAGGCCAGCGCTCTGCACCGCCGACTGCTCCCGATTTTTGAGGGATTATTTATTACGGCGAATCCGACGCCGGTTAAAGCGGCGCTTGCATTAAAAGGGATCGATGTAGGCGGGGTACGCCTTCCGCTTGTTGCTTTAACGGAACAAGAACAAGAATATGTACAACGTTTATTTACCTAA
- the dapG gene encoding aspartate kinase, whose translation MRILVQKFGGSSLTNAEKRERAAQHIINALEEGYSVCVVVSAMGRKGDPYATDTLLDLIKENGSALGKRETDMLMSCGEVISATTMASMLNAKGLTTSVLTGGQAGILTNDDYTNAQIATINPQRIVRELEQGKVVIVTGFQGRTTEWDTTTLGRGGSDTSATALGVALKAEMVDIFTDVNGIMTADPRIVEEARPLSTITYTEICNMAYQGAKVLHPRAVEIAMQTNTPIRVRSTFSDEEGTLVTSIAEASRVAGEVNDRLITGIAHVPNLTQIKVMAKEGEYDLQMQVFKAMAENDISVDFINVNPIGVAYTVRDEVLDKAVDILHGMGYEPLLTRHCAKVSIIGAGMAGVPGVMARIVEALTKGDIQILQSADSHTTIWVLVKETDMARAVRALHKTFDLDKVQF comes from the coding sequence ATGAGAATACTTGTGCAAAAATTTGGGGGTTCGTCTTTGACGAACGCCGAAAAGAGAGAGCGTGCGGCTCAGCATATTATAAATGCGCTTGAGGAAGGATACAGCGTCTGTGTTGTTGTATCCGCCATGGGACGCAAGGGCGATCCGTACGCCACTGATACGTTGCTTGATTTGATCAAAGAGAATGGAAGTGCGCTAGGCAAGCGGGAGACTGATATGCTGATGTCATGCGGGGAAGTCATCTCCGCTACCACAATGGCCAGCATGCTGAACGCAAAAGGACTGACAACATCCGTGCTGACAGGTGGGCAGGCCGGCATTTTAACGAACGATGATTATACGAACGCCCAGATTGCAACAATTAATCCGCAGCGCATTGTACGCGAGCTAGAGCAGGGCAAAGTTGTAATTGTGACTGGATTCCAAGGCCGGACGACAGAATGGGATACGACCACGCTTGGACGCGGAGGAAGCGATACGTCAGCGACCGCGCTTGGTGTTGCACTGAAAGCGGAGATGGTCGATATTTTTACCGACGTAAACGGCATCATGACAGCCGATCCACGTATTGTGGAAGAAGCGCGTCCGCTGTCTACGATTACGTATACGGAAATCTGCAATATGGCATATCAGGGAGCGAAAGTGCTTCACCCGCGTGCCGTAGAGATTGCGATGCAGACCAACACGCCGATCCGTGTGCGGTCGACGTTCTCAGATGAAGAGGGAACGCTGGTTACAAGCATAGCGGAAGCAAGTCGGGTTGCCGGAGAAGTAAATGACCGGCTGATTACAGGTATTGCACATGTGCCTAATCTGACGCAGATTAAAGTCATGGCCAAAGAGGGAGAATATGATCTGCAGATGCAGGTATTCAAAGCGATGGCCGAAAATGATATCAGTGTAGATTTTATCAATGTAAACCCGATCGGGGTCGCGTATACGGTGCGGGATGAGGTGCTAGATAAGGCGGTCGATATTCTGCATGGCATGGGATATGAACCGCTATTAACCCGCCACTGCGCCAAAGTGTCCATCATCGGTGCTGGTATGGCTGGCGTTCCTGGCGTTATGGCGCGTATTGTCGAGGCGCTGACCAAAGGGGACATCCAGATTCTACAGTCGGCAGACTCCCATACCACCATCTGGGTGCTGGTGAAGGAAACCGATATGGCTCGGGCGGTCCGTGCCCTTCATAAAACGTTTGACCTTGACAAGGTACAGTTCTAA
- a CDS encoding aspartate-semialdehyde dehydrogenase, whose product MGKNTGYHVAVVGATGAVGEQMLKMLSERQFPLASLKVLASARSAGKTVQFNGQDIVIEEATPEAFEGVQIALFSAGGSVSKALAPEAAKRGAICIDNTSAFRMDPEVPLVVPEVNPEALAEHNGIIANPNCSTIQMVAALKPLLDQYGLERIIVSTYQAVSGAGAKAIQELTDQTEALVSGKEVKKEVLPVGSLPKKHQIAFNAIPQIDVFLDNGFTNEEMKMIRETKKIFSDETIAVAATCVRIPVVKGHSESVYVEFKNDYDLAEVRTLLENAPGIIVQDNPEEQEYPMAIDAADKIETFVGRLRRDLDNPRGLHMWIVSDNLLKGAAGNAVQIAEEVVKRGLITESE is encoded by the coding sequence ATGGGGAAGAACACAGGATATCATGTAGCAGTTGTTGGTGCTACCGGCGCAGTAGGGGAGCAAATGTTGAAGATGCTAAGCGAGAGACAGTTCCCACTTGCTTCTTTGAAAGTATTAGCGTCCGCCCGTTCGGCGGGTAAGACGGTACAATTCAATGGTCAGGATATTGTCATCGAGGAAGCGACACCGGAAGCATTTGAAGGCGTACAGATTGCCTTATTCAGCGCAGGAGGCAGTGTCAGTAAAGCACTCGCACCTGAAGCAGCAAAGCGGGGTGCAATCTGCATTGATAATACAAGTGCATTCCGCATGGACCCAGAAGTTCCGCTGGTTGTGCCGGAAGTAAATCCAGAAGCGCTGGCTGAGCATAACGGCATCATTGCCAATCCGAACTGCTCTACAATCCAGATGGTTGCCGCATTAAAGCCGCTGCTTGATCAGTATGGCCTCGAGCGTATCATCGTATCAACCTATCAAGCGGTATCAGGAGCTGGTGCAAAAGCCATTCAAGAGCTGACGGATCAGACCGAAGCACTCGTTAGCGGTAAAGAAGTGAAGAAGGAAGTACTACCGGTAGGATCGCTTCCGAAAAAACATCAAATCGCGTTCAATGCCATTCCGCAAATTGATGTATTCTTAGATAATGGCTTTACGAACGAAGAGATGAAAATGATACGTGAGACGAAGAAAATTTTCTCCGATGAGACGATTGCTGTCGCTGCGACATGCGTACGCATTCCAGTTGTCAAAGGTCACTCGGAGTCGGTATATGTGGAGTTTAAAAACGACTATGATCTGGCGGAAGTACGCACGCTGCTAGAGAACGCACCAGGCATTATCGTGCAGGACAATCCAGAGGAACAAGAGTATCCGATGGCGATTGATGCTGCTGACAAAATTGAGACCTTCGTCGGACGCCTGCGTCGCGATCTTGACAACCCTCGGGGCTTGCACATGTGGATTGTATCCGATAACCTGTTAAAGGGTGCGGCAGGAAACGCAGTTCAAATCGCAGAAGAAGTTGTAAAACGCGGTTTAATTACAGAGTCTGAATAA
- a CDS encoding dipicolinate synthase subunit B, translating into MDLKGKTIGFGLTGSHCTFAEVMPEIQRLVDAGAEVVPVISHTVATTDTRFGNSRDWQAQLYAITGNDIISTIVDAEPLGPSKRFDVMVIAPCTGTSLSKLANAVTDSAVMMATKATLRNLHPVVLAISTNDGLGLNAANIAKLTATKNIYLVPYGQDAPTKKPNSLVARMELIKETCEAALEGIQLQPVLVEKFRYMQ; encoded by the coding sequence ATGGATCTCAAGGGTAAGACAATCGGCTTTGGTCTGACGGGATCACACTGCACATTTGCTGAAGTAATGCCGGAGATTCAGCGGCTTGTTGATGCAGGTGCGGAAGTTGTACCGGTTATCAGCCACACCGTTGCTACAACCGATACAAGGTTCGGCAATTCGCGTGATTGGCAGGCACAGTTATACGCGATTACCGGCAATGATATTATCTCTACGATTGTGGATGCGGAGCCGCTTGGACCAAGCAAACGCTTTGATGTGATGGTGATTGCACCGTGCACAGGCACATCGCTGAGCAAGCTTGCCAACGCGGTCACTGACAGTGCGGTCATGATGGCGACAAAGGCAACGCTGCGTAATCTGCACCCGGTTGTGCTGGCTATCTCGACCAATGATGGACTGGGATTGAATGCGGCCAACATCGCCAAATTAACAGCAACAAAGAATATTTACCTGGTTCCGTATGGTCAAGATGCCCCGACGAAGAAGCCGAACTCGCTGGTTGCACGTATGGAATTGATTAAAGAAACGTGCGAGGCGGCGCTTGAAGGCATACAGCTTCAACCGGTGCTCGTAGAGAAGTTCCGCTATATGCAATAG
- the dpsA gene encoding dipicolinate synthase subunit DpsA, whose product MLTGIHAAFIGGDARQLEVIKKFIELDAAVTLIGFDNWESNFTGAVKRPLSADVLRDVDALILPIVGSDDKGYVESIFCSKPLQLTEELLAALPSRCCVYTGIARRFLTDVAAKHSLGLTELMDRDDVAIYNSIPTVEGALMMAIQNTDFTIHNSNSLVLGLGRVGLSMARALHALGAQVRVGARKSSDLARIFEMGLTPFHIDELTQHVDDADFIFNTIPQVIITAKVIANMQPHALIIDLASKPGGTDFRYAEKRGIKAILAPGLPGIVAPKTAGQIIAGTLSRLVFDQTGNRRNQDGSQG is encoded by the coding sequence ATGCTAACAGGAATTCATGCTGCCTTCATCGGCGGGGACGCTCGCCAGCTTGAAGTCATCAAGAAATTCATTGAATTGGATGCCGCGGTAACCCTCATCGGCTTTGATAATTGGGAGAGTAACTTCACCGGTGCGGTGAAGCGGCCGCTTTCCGCTGATGTCTTGCGCGATGTGGATGCTTTGATTCTGCCGATTGTAGGCTCGGATGATAAAGGATATGTTGAGAGTATCTTCTGCTCCAAGCCGCTGCAACTAACAGAAGAGCTCCTCGCCGCGCTGCCTTCTCGCTGCTGTGTTTATACGGGGATTGCCCGCCGTTTTTTGACGGATGTAGCCGCCAAGCATAGTCTTGGCTTAACGGAGTTGATGGATCGCGACGATGTGGCGATTTATAATTCCATCCCGACAGTGGAAGGCGCGCTGATGATGGCTATCCAGAATACTGACTTTACCATTCATAATTCAAACAGTCTGGTCTTAGGACTGGGCCGGGTTGGTTTATCCATGGCTCGTGCTCTGCATGCGCTTGGCGCGCAAGTACGTGTGGGCGCCCGTAAGTCGTCGGATCTGGCCCGGATTTTTGAAATGGGACTGACTCCGTTCCATATTGACGAACTGACCCAGCATGTTGACGACGCTGATTTTATATTTAATACAATTCCCCAGGTTATTATTACAGCAAAGGTGATTGCGAATATGCAGCCTCATGCCTTAATTATTGACCTTGCCTCCAAGCCGGGAGGCACGGATTTCCGGTATGCGGAGAAGCGGGGAATTAAAGCCATTCTTGCTCCAGGTTTACCCGGAATCGTTGCACCGAAAACGGCAGGACAGATTATCGCAGGTACGCTGTCGCGGCTCGTTTTTGATCAAACGGGGAACAGGAGGAATCAAGATGGATCTCAAGGGTAA
- a CDS encoding YlmC/YmxH family sporulation protein — protein MRYSELGGKEIIDLDNGERMGVVGQSDMVIDPASGKIESIILPTGSLLGLGRKKEEVMIPWKAIRKVGSEMIIVEMKEKTMSE, from the coding sequence ATGCGGTATAGCGAACTTGGCGGCAAAGAGATTATTGATCTGGATAACGGTGAGAGAATGGGGGTAGTCGGGCAATCCGATATGGTGATTGACCCGGCATCAGGTAAGATTGAATCGATCATTCTCCCCACAGGAAGTCTCCTTGGGCTTGGACGCAAAAAAGAAGAGGTTATGATTCCGTGGAAAGCAATTCGTAAGGTGGGCAGTGAAATGATTATTGTGGAGATGAAAGAGAAGACAATGTCAGAATAA
- the dut gene encoding dUTP diphosphatase: MYDANVKVTVLPGNEDIGVPLKMTNAASGFDLKAAVSESVTLQPGERALIPTGFAVAMPENLEAQVRPRSGLAYKKGVTTLNAPGTIDADYRGEIGVILINHGTESFIIERGDRIAQLVFQWVPRVQLTQVQSLDDTERGSGGFGHTGV; the protein is encoded by the coding sequence TTGTACGACGCTAATGTAAAGGTTACTGTATTGCCTGGAAACGAAGACATTGGAGTTCCACTGAAGATGACGAATGCTGCCAGCGGCTTTGACTTAAAAGCTGCAGTATCGGAGTCTGTTACTCTTCAACCAGGTGAAAGAGCACTGATTCCAACCGGTTTTGCAGTCGCAATGCCGGAAAACCTAGAAGCACAGGTGCGCCCACGCAGTGGATTGGCATATAAAAAAGGGGTAACCACGCTGAATGCACCTGGCACAATTGATGCCGATTATCGCGGTGAAATCGGTGTAATCTTAATTAACCATGGGACAGAATCATTCATTATAGAACGCGGTGATCGAATTGCCCAACTTGTATTCCAATGGGTGCCGCGCGTACAGCTTACACAGGTACAATCACTTGATGACACCGAGCGGGGCAGCGGTGGTTTTGGTCATACAGGAGTATAA